Proteins from a genomic interval of Sphingopyxis sp. QXT-31:
- a CDS encoding glycerophosphodiester phosphodiesterase, translated as MIRRPAALFALLLAACGAEPMAAQAPTLDGQPAILIAHRGASGERPEHTLEAYKLAIELGADYIEPDLVLTKDGVLVARHENEISETTNVADHPEFASRKATKTIDGQEFTGWFTEDFTLAELKTLRAKERLPQLRSTDYDGRYEVPTFDEILDLLVAANKGRKVPIGVYPETKHPSYFIKIGLPHEAALLAALGKYGYKGRSAPVFIQSFEVANLKAIRGKSDLPLIQLMDAEGGPADDAKTSYAAMATPVGLKAVAAYADGIGPNKAMVIPRGAFGTLGDPTSLVRDAHAAGLKVHPWTFRRENYFLPLGDKTGIDPAGHGDLGAEISAYLRTGIDGLFSDNSREAAAVMKGKE; from the coding sequence ATGATCCGGCGCCCCGCCGCGCTGTTCGCGCTGCTGCTCGCGGCATGCGGAGCTGAGCCGATGGCGGCGCAGGCGCCCACCCTCGACGGCCAGCCGGCAATCCTGATCGCGCACCGCGGTGCCTCGGGCGAGCGGCCCGAGCATACGCTGGAGGCGTACAAGCTCGCGATCGAACTCGGCGCCGACTATATCGAGCCCGACTTGGTTTTGACCAAGGACGGCGTGCTCGTCGCGCGGCACGAGAATGAGATTTCGGAAACGACGAACGTCGCCGACCATCCCGAATTCGCGTCGCGCAAGGCGACGAAGACGATCGACGGGCAGGAGTTCACCGGCTGGTTCACCGAGGATTTCACCCTCGCCGAACTCAAGACATTGCGCGCGAAGGAACGGTTGCCGCAGCTCCGCTCGACCGATTATGACGGGCGCTACGAGGTGCCGACCTTCGACGAGATCCTCGATCTGCTCGTCGCGGCCAACAAGGGACGCAAGGTCCCGATCGGCGTCTATCCCGAGACCAAGCATCCGAGCTATTTCATCAAGATCGGCCTGCCGCACGAGGCGGCGCTGCTCGCGGCGCTGGGCAAATATGGCTATAAGGGCCGCAGCGCACCGGTGTTCATCCAGAGCTTCGAGGTCGCGAACCTGAAAGCGATCCGCGGCAAGAGCGACCTGCCGCTGATCCAGCTGATGGACGCCGAGGGCGGGCCCGCCGACGACGCCAAAACCAGTTACGCGGCGATGGCGACGCCAGTCGGTCTGAAAGCCGTTGCGGCCTATGCCGACGGCATCGGGCCCAACAAGGCGATGGTGATCCCGCGCGGCGCGTTCGGCACGCTCGGCGATCCGACCAGCCTGGTCAGGGACGCGCATGCCGCGGGGCTCAAGGTCCATCCCTGGACCTTTCGCCGCGAGAATTATTTCCTGCCGCTGGGCGACAAGACGGGGATCGATCCGGCGGGGCACGGCGACCTCGGTGCCGAGATTTCGGCGTATCTCAGGACTGGCATCGACGGGCTGTTCAGCGACAACAGCCGCGAGGCCGCCGCGGTGATGAAAGGCAAAGAATGA
- a CDS encoding ArsC family reductase produces MVLTLYGIPNCDTVKKARRWLDAEGVPHAFHDFRKDGLDPAKLQFWIDAIGWEKLLNKAGTTFRQLPDADKAGLDTGKAKALMLAQPAMIKRPVVETDDGVSVGFSADEWQQRFA; encoded by the coding sequence ATGGTACTGACTCTCTACGGAATTCCCAATTGCGACACGGTAAAAAAGGCGCGGCGCTGGCTCGATGCGGAGGGCGTCCCGCACGCGTTCCACGATTTTCGCAAGGACGGGCTCGACCCCGCGAAGCTGCAATTCTGGATCGATGCGATCGGCTGGGAGAAATTGCTCAACAAGGCCGGGACGACCTTTCGCCAGCTGCCCGACGCGGACAAGGCGGGGCTCGACACAGGCAAGGCCAAGGCGCTGATGCTCGCGCAGCCCGCGATGATCAAGCGGCCGGTGGTCGAGACCGACGACGGGGTGAGCGTGGGCTTTTCGGCCGACGAGTGGCAGCAGCGCTTTGCATGA
- a CDS encoding cyclic nucleotide-binding domain-containing protein, translating to MASLDPAWLGYGALLAVLATSFAARLVHVRIGLAIATVFALPIAISHWPGPGYSLLVILIAAINLGQAVRGRIGDSQIRFTPEEQELRRLHFDKLGAADVRRLIDHGHWISARRGEVLIREDQAAPSLFYLADGTATIRREGVDVGTLAGGALIGEATVLDGSHATGTVLLASNARLWFMPAAALRAYLGANPDIAAALHEGFARALRGKLASANARIADLPPIA from the coding sequence ATGGCGAGTTTGGATCCCGCATGGCTGGGGTACGGTGCGCTGCTCGCAGTCCTCGCGACCAGTTTCGCCGCGCGCCTCGTGCATGTCCGGATCGGGCTGGCGATCGCCACAGTCTTCGCGCTGCCGATCGCGATCTCCCACTGGCCGGGCCCCGGCTATTCACTGCTCGTGATCCTCATCGCCGCGATCAATCTCGGGCAGGCGGTGCGCGGACGGATCGGCGATAGCCAGATTCGCTTCACCCCGGAGGAGCAGGAACTGCGGCGGCTCCATTTCGATAAGCTCGGCGCAGCCGACGTGCGCCGGCTGATTGACCATGGCCACTGGATTTCGGCGCGGCGCGGCGAAGTGCTGATCCGCGAGGACCAGGCGGCGCCCAGCCTCTTCTACCTCGCCGACGGCACCGCGACGATCCGCCGCGAGGGCGTCGACGTCGGCACGCTTGCCGGCGGCGCGCTGATCGGCGAAGCGACGGTGCTCGACGGCAGCCATGCGACGGGCACGGTGCTGCTCGCCAGCAACGCGCGGCTGTGGTTCATGCCCGCCGCGGCGCTGCGTGCCTATCTCGGCGCCAATCCCGACATCGCCGCGGCGCTTCACGAAGGTTTCGCGCGCGCGCTGCGCGGCAAGCTCGCCAGCGCCAACGCTCGCATTGCCGACTTGCCGCCTATCGCTTAG
- a CDS encoding class II 3-deoxy-7-phosphoheptulonate synthase, with the protein MTQQWQPHSWRSHEARQLPTYSDDAALAAAERELSNYPPLVFAGEARDLTRDLGRVAEGKAFLLQGGDCAESFAEFHPNNIRDTFRVLLQMAVVLTFASKMPVVKLGRMAGQFAKPRSADMEEIGGVELPSYRGDIINDIAFEAEGRAPDPQRMVKAYNQSAATLNLLRAFAGGGYANLHQVNAWTHDFMDRSPWAKKYQETAARISEALAFMEACGVTPETVPQIKGTSFYTSHEALLLPYEQALTRQDSLTGGWYDTSGHFLWVGDRTRFEGSAHIEYLRGIGNPVGMKCGPSLEPEVLLRLLDTLNPNHVAGRMTLITRYGHDKIEAHLPKLVRAVKESGHPVVWSCDPMHGNVIKTPNGYKTRPFERILAEVRGFFAVHRAEGTHGGGIHIEMTGQNVTECTGGAMDVTQMDLADRYHTHCDPRLNAGQSLELAFLLAEMLNQEMAERAKQAA; encoded by the coding sequence ATGACACAGCAATGGCAGCCGCACAGCTGGCGCTCGCACGAAGCCCGCCAGCTTCCCACCTACAGCGACGACGCCGCGCTCGCCGCGGCCGAGCGCGAGCTGTCGAATTATCCGCCCCTGGTATTTGCCGGCGAAGCGCGCGACCTGACCCGCGATCTCGGCCGCGTTGCCGAGGGCAAGGCCTTCCTGCTGCAGGGCGGCGACTGCGCCGAAAGCTTCGCCGAATTCCATCCGAACAATATCCGCGACACCTTCCGCGTGCTGCTCCAGATGGCGGTCGTGCTGACCTTTGCGTCGAAGATGCCCGTCGTGAAGCTCGGCCGCATGGCGGGGCAGTTCGCAAAGCCGCGCTCGGCCGACATGGAAGAGATCGGCGGGGTCGAACTGCCGAGCTATCGCGGCGACATCATCAACGACATCGCCTTCGAGGCCGAGGGCCGCGCCCCCGATCCGCAGCGCATGGTCAAGGCCTATAACCAGTCGGCGGCGACGCTGAACCTGCTGCGCGCCTTTGCCGGCGGGGGCTATGCCAATCTGCACCAGGTCAACGCCTGGACGCACGACTTCATGGACCGCAGCCCCTGGGCGAAGAAATATCAGGAAACCGCGGCGCGCATTTCCGAGGCGCTCGCCTTCATGGAAGCGTGCGGGGTGACCCCCGAAACGGTGCCGCAGATCAAGGGCACCAGCTTCTACACCAGCCATGAGGCTTTGCTCCTGCCCTATGAGCAGGCGCTGACGCGGCAGGACAGTTTGACCGGCGGCTGGTACGACACCTCAGGCCACTTCCTGTGGGTCGGCGACCGCACCCGCTTCGAGGGTTCGGCGCATATCGAGTACCTCCGCGGCATCGGCAATCCGGTCGGCATGAAATGCGGCCCGAGCCTCGAGCCCGAGGTGCTGCTGCGCCTGCTCGATACGCTCAATCCGAACCATGTCGCGGGGCGCATGACGCTGATCACGCGCTACGGCCACGACAAGATCGAGGCGCATCTGCCCAAGCTGGTGCGCGCGGTGAAGGAATCGGGGCACCCCGTCGTCTGGTCGTGCGACCCGATGCACGGCAATGTCATCAAGACGCCCAACGGTTACAAGACGCGCCCGTTCGAACGCATCCTCGCCGAAGTGCGCGGCTTCTTCGCCGTCCACCGCGCCGAGGGCACACATGGCGGCGGCATCCATATCGAGATGACCGGCCAGAATGTCACCGAATGCACCGGCGGCGCGATGGACGTGACCCAGATGGACCTCGCCGACCGCTATCACACGCATTGCGACCCGCGTTTGAACGCGGGGCAGTCGCTGGAACTGGCGTTTCTGCTGGCCGAGATGCTCAACCAGGAAATGGCCGAGCGGGCAAAGCAGGCGGCCTAA
- a CDS encoding M28 family peptidase yields MHATKFRAAIAAVALLAFAAPTVHAKPVDAPVTEAELAADISVLASDAFEGRAPGTEGEDRTIAWIVGQWAKLGLEPVPGSATPWLQPVPLVESQSVDGSVQFKAKGREVKLAADSLILTGRDPSLALADVPVVFVGYGVDAGGKVNADVAGKLAILLYENAPFGEKLPRYRERRQMLADAGAAAVLVVAPDSMSWENLSASLGSKTVRLASAKPGAQASGFIAQPALQTLLGKQAEGALTAAKSADYRGLALPLTADLSATTTVRPFASHNVIAKLLGAKPDGKAVLFLGHWDHLGICGEEGDADRICNGAVDNASGIAVLNAVAKRLTAGPRPDRDIYFMVTTAEEKGLIGAYYFADHPVVPLTDITVALNIDTIAISPRGTPVATIGRGRPAYDAVIRKVSTDLGRKLDEDGEADAFVQRQDGWALGAKGVPSLMVGGSFSDMKLLEAFLGSDYHRATDNFSDAIPLGGAAEDADLHVALGRAFADTKVWSGTEK; encoded by the coding sequence ATGCACGCAACTAAATTTCGCGCCGCGATCGCGGCCGTCGCCCTCCTGGCCTTCGCCGCCCCCACCGTCCACGCCAAGCCCGTCGATGCCCCGGTCACCGAGGCTGAGCTTGCCGCCGACATCAGCGTCCTCGCAAGCGATGCCTTCGAGGGGCGCGCGCCGGGGACCGAAGGCGAGGACCGCACCATCGCGTGGATCGTCGGCCAATGGGCGAAGCTGGGGCTCGAACCCGTGCCGGGCAGCGCGACGCCTTGGCTGCAGCCGGTGCCGCTGGTCGAAAGCCAGTCGGTCGATGGCAGCGTCCAGTTCAAGGCCAAGGGCCGCGAGGTCAAGCTTGCCGCCGACAGCCTGATCCTGACCGGACGTGACCCGTCGCTGGCGCTGGCTGATGTGCCCGTCGTCTTCGTGGGCTATGGCGTCGACGCCGGGGGCAAGGTCAATGCCGATGTCGCGGGTAAGCTCGCGATCCTGCTATACGAAAATGCGCCCTTCGGCGAGAAGCTGCCGCGCTACCGCGAGCGGCGCCAGATGCTCGCCGATGCCGGCGCCGCGGCGGTGCTGGTGGTCGCGCCGGACAGCATGTCGTGGGAGAACCTCAGCGCCTCGCTCGGCAGCAAGACGGTGCGCCTCGCGAGCGCCAAGCCGGGGGCGCAGGCGAGCGGCTTTATCGCGCAGCCCGCGCTCCAGACGCTGCTCGGCAAGCAGGCCGAGGGCGCGCTGACCGCAGCCAAGAGCGCCGATTACCGCGGCCTCGCGTTGCCGCTGACCGCCGATCTGTCGGCGACGACGACAGTGCGCCCCTTCGCGAGCCATAACGTCATCGCCAAGCTGCTCGGCGCCAAGCCCGACGGCAAGGCGGTGCTGTTCCTCGGCCATTGGGACCATCTCGGCATCTGCGGCGAAGAGGGCGACGCCGACCGCATCTGCAACGGCGCGGTCGACAATGCGAGCGGCATTGCGGTGCTCAACGCCGTCGCCAAGCGCCTGACGGCGGGTCCGCGCCCCGACCGCGACATCTATTTCATGGTGACCACCGCGGAAGAAAAGGGGCTGATCGGCGCCTATTATTTCGCCGACCATCCGGTGGTGCCGCTGACCGACATCACCGTCGCGCTCAACATCGACACCATCGCGATCTCGCCGCGCGGCACGCCGGTGGCAACGATCGGGCGCGGGCGCCCGGCCTATGACGCGGTGATCCGCAAGGTCTCGACCGATTTGGGGCGCAAGCTCGACGAAGATGGCGAGGCCGACGCCTTCGTCCAGCGCCAGGACGGCTGGGCGCTCGGCGCCAAGGGTGTGCCGTCGCTGATGGTCGGCGGCAGCTTTTCGGACATGAAGCTGCTTGAGGCGTTCCTCGGCAGCGACTATCACCGCGCGACCGACAATTTCAGCGATGCGATCCCGCTCGGCGGCGCGGCGGAGGACGCCGACCTGCACGTCGCGCTGGGGCGGGCGTTTGCGGATACGAAGGTCTGGAGCGGCACCGAGAAGTAA
- a CDS encoding HpcH/HpaI aldolase/citrate lyase family protein, protein MADFTPRSLLYVPGSNARALEKAGGLAADMLIVDLEDAVPAERKAEAREAMRAAVMAGFPGKRVAVRINGTGSEHQAADINAVAGLTIDAVVLPKVDAIADLEPARGLGLPLLAMIETPAAIYAARDIAADASVAGLIAGLNDLAHELKLPDGMDRGAMSHAIQAIVLAARAVGVWCFDGVYNKIDDAGGFATEAGEGRRLGFDGKTLIHPSQVDPCNAAFAPSAREIAAAEALVAAATGGAQRHEGRMIEDMHVAAARALIERAGR, encoded by the coding sequence ATGGCCGACTTCACCCCCCGCTCGCTCCTCTATGTCCCCGGCTCGAACGCGCGCGCGCTTGAAAAGGCGGGCGGGCTCGCCGCCGACATGCTGATCGTCGACCTCGAGGACGCGGTGCCCGCCGAGCGCAAGGCCGAGGCGCGCGAGGCGATGCGCGCGGCGGTGATGGCGGGCTTTCCCGGCAAGCGCGTCGCGGTGCGGATCAACGGCACGGGCAGCGAGCATCAGGCGGCGGACATCAACGCGGTCGCGGGGTTGACGATCGATGCGGTCGTGCTGCCCAAGGTCGATGCGATCGCCGATCTCGAGCCCGCGCGCGGGCTGGGTTTGCCGCTGCTCGCGATGATCGAGACGCCGGCCGCGATCTACGCCGCGCGCGACATCGCCGCCGATGCGTCGGTCGCGGGGCTGATCGCGGGGCTCAACGACCTCGCGCACGAACTCAAATTGCCCGATGGCATGGACCGCGGCGCGATGAGCCACGCGATACAGGCCATTGTCCTTGCCGCGCGCGCGGTCGGGGTATGGTGTTTCGACGGCGTCTATAACAAGATCGATGATGCCGGGGGTTTCGCCACCGAGGCGGGCGAGGGGCGGCGGCTGGGCTTCGACGGCAAGACGCTGATCCATCCGTCGCAGGTCGACCCGTGCAACGCCGCCTTCGCGCCGTCGGCGCGCGAGATTGCTGCCGCCGAGGCGCTGGTTGCGGCCGCCACCGGCGGCGCGCAGCGGCACGAGGGGCGGATGATCGAGGACATGCACGTCGCGGCGGCAAGGGCGCTGATCGAGCGGGCGGGGCGATAG
- a CDS encoding SPFH domain-containing protein: MGYVAIAGVVLALVFVLWALTPVRQGYAYTIERFGRFTHTAQPGLNFIMPIFDRVGRKVNMMEQVLDIPGQEIITKDNAMVAVDGVVFFQVLDAAKAAYEVSDLYLAIMNLTTTNLRTVMGSMDLDETLSKRDEINTRLLHVVDDATTPWGVKITRVEIKDIRPPADISNAMARQMKAEREKRANILEAEGMRASEILRAEGEKQGQILQAEGRREAAFRDAEAREREAEAEAKATQMVSDAIAGGNAQAINYFIAQKYVEAVSQFATSPNAKTILFPVEATQLIGTLGGIGELAKDALASRNGGQ; encoded by the coding sequence ATGGGTTATGTGGCGATTGCCGGGGTCGTACTGGCGCTGGTGTTCGTACTGTGGGCGCTGACGCCCGTGCGGCAGGGCTATGCCTATACGATCGAGCGGTTCGGACGCTTTACCCACACCGCGCAGCCCGGCCTCAACTTCATCATGCCGATCTTCGACCGCGTCGGGCGCAAGGTGAACATGATGGAGCAGGTGCTCGACATCCCGGGCCAGGAAATCATCACCAAGGACAATGCGATGGTCGCGGTCGACGGCGTTGTCTTTTTCCAGGTGCTCGACGCCGCGAAGGCCGCCTATGAAGTCAGCGACCTCTATCTCGCGATCATGAACCTGACGACGACGAACCTGCGCACCGTCATGGGCTCGATGGACCTCGACGAGACGCTGTCGAAGCGCGACGAGATCAACACCCGCCTGCTGCACGTCGTCGATGATGCAACGACGCCGTGGGGAGTCAAGATCACCCGCGTCGAGATCAAGGACATCCGCCCGCCCGCCGACATTTCGAACGCGATGGCGCGGCAGATGAAGGCCGAGCGCGAGAAGCGCGCCAACATCCTCGAGGCCGAGGGCATGCGAGCGTCGGAAATCCTGCGCGCCGAGGGCGAGAAGCAGGGCCAGATCCTGCAGGCCGAGGGCCGCCGCGAGGCCGCCTTCCGCGACGCCGAGGCGCGCGAGCGCGAGGCCGAGGCCGAAGCCAAGGCGACGCAGATGGTGTCCGACGCGATAGCCGGCGGCAACGCGCAGGCGATCAATTACTTCATCGCGCAGAAATATGTCGAGGCCGTCAGCCAGTTCGCGACCAGCCCCAATGCCAAGACGATCCTCTTCCCCGTCGAGGCGACGCAGCTGATCGGCACGCTCGGCGGTATCGGCGAGCTTGCCAAGGACGCGCTGGCGAGCCGCAACGGGGGGCAGTGA
- a CDS encoding NfeD family protein: MPDWLANLDPHWAWLALGVLLCAAEIVAPGFFLVWLGAAAIATGLLAWVLPIGIPLQLVIFAILSFVALYTTRRWLKANPITTTDPHLNQRGARLVGEVLTLTRSIENGRGRAKVGDGEWPVRGPDAAEGTKVRVVSADGGVLVVELA, translated from the coding sequence ATGCCCGACTGGCTGGCCAATCTCGACCCCCACTGGGCGTGGCTCGCGCTCGGCGTGCTGCTCTGCGCTGCCGAGATCGTCGCGCCGGGCTTTTTCCTCGTCTGGCTCGGCGCCGCGGCGATCGCCACCGGGCTGCTCGCCTGGGTGCTGCCGATCGGCATCCCGCTGCAGCTCGTCATCTTCGCGATCCTGTCCTTCGTCGCGCTCTACACGACTCGCCGCTGGCTGAAGGCGAACCCGATCACGACCACCGACCCGCACCTCAACCAGCGCGGCGCCCGGCTGGTCGGCGAAGTGCTGACGCTGACCCGCAGCATCGAAAACGGCCGCGGCCGCGCGAAAGTCGGCGACGGCGAATGGCCGGTGCGCGGGCCTGACGCGGCCGAAGGGACGAAGGTGCGGGTGGTGAGCGCCGACGGCGGCGTGCTGGTGGTGGAGCTGGCCTGA
- a CDS encoding GNAT family N-acetyltransferase: MFTSPPIIETPRLRLREHRLSDKADHIAMWADERVTRFIGGEPRAPDVSWGKFLSAAGLWPVMGYGYWVFADKVTDKLIGMGGLSYFARGILELEGQPEAGWAFDADHWGGGLATEAMGAVLAWADAYLDAAEVRCIIEPGHGASERVAAKLGFVPIGESDVLAEVVNIYARVRGG, from the coding sequence ATGTTCACATCGCCCCCGATCATCGAGACCCCGCGCCTGCGCCTGCGCGAACATCGCCTCTCCGACAAGGCTGACCATATCGCGATGTGGGCCGACGAGCGCGTGACGCGCTTCATCGGCGGCGAGCCCCGCGCGCCCGACGTCAGCTGGGGCAAATTCCTGTCGGCCGCCGGGCTGTGGCCGGTGATGGGCTATGGCTATTGGGTGTTCGCCGATAAGGTTACCGATAAATTGATCGGCATGGGCGGGCTTTCCTATTTCGCCCGCGGCATCCTGGAACTGGAGGGCCAGCCCGAGGCCGGCTGGGCCTTCGACGCCGACCATTGGGGCGGCGGCCTCGCGACCGAGGCGATGGGCGCGGTGCTGGCGTGGGCCGATGCCTACCTCGACGCGGCGGAGGTGCGCTGCATCATCGAGCCTGGGCATGGCGCATCGGAGCGCGTCGCAGCGAAGCTGGGGTTTGTGCCGATCGGCGAGAGCGACGTACTGGCCGAGGTGGTGAATATCTATGCGCGCGTGCGGGGCGGATAA
- a CDS encoding metal-dependent hydrolase → MSSLSHNPTPADLAITPRDMRFGRDDRQGRWWLNGDPIASAFHTALSVTFPRGEAMFIEAVKAHREGVPDKLAREIRAFTQQEVIHSREHVVFNKKAAEAGYDLSELENDVNQVLDLIKQRPQIVNLMATIALEHYTAMMAAVMLKDPKMYAGAEPEWAALWKWHAIEEIEHKGVAYDTWLHATKDWNRFRRWRAKSIMMLLVTSRFWPKRVKGMKALLKQDGLTGWRVTARIWWYLLGKPGVLRRSFLPWLSYFLPGFHPWNHDDRALIKLHESDYADAVMPQHSSASAPAREELAAAAA, encoded by the coding sequence ATGTCCAGTCTTTCCCACAACCCGACCCCCGCCGACCTTGCCATCACCCCGCGCGACATGCGCTTCGGCCGCGACGACCGGCAGGGCCGCTGGTGGCTGAACGGCGACCCGATCGCCTCGGCCTTCCACACCGCGCTGTCGGTCACCTTCCCGCGCGGCGAGGCGATGTTCATCGAAGCGGTGAAGGCGCACCGCGAGGGCGTGCCCGATAAATTGGCGCGCGAAATCCGCGCCTTCACCCAGCAGGAGGTGATCCACAGCCGCGAGCATGTCGTTTTCAACAAGAAGGCGGCGGAGGCGGGTTACGACCTCAGCGAACTCGAGAACGACGTCAACCAGGTGCTCGACCTGATCAAGCAGCGCCCGCAGATCGTCAACCTGATGGCGACGATCGCGCTCGAACATTATACCGCGATGATGGCGGCGGTGATGCTGAAGGACCCCAAGATGTACGCGGGGGCCGAGCCCGAATGGGCCGCCTTGTGGAAATGGCACGCGATCGAGGAGATCGAGCACAAGGGCGTCGCTTACGACACCTGGCTGCATGCGACGAAGGACTGGAACCGTTTCCGCCGCTGGCGCGCCAAGTCGATCATGATGCTGCTGGTCACCAGCCGCTTCTGGCCGAAGCGCGTCAAGGGGATGAAGGCGCTGCTGAAGCAGGATGGGCTGACCGGCTGGCGCGTCACCGCGCGCATCTGGTGGTATCTGCTCGGCAAGCCCGGGGTGCTGCGCCGCAGCTTCCTGCCCTGGCTCAGCTATTTCCTGCCGGGCTTCCACCCGTGGAACCACGATGACCGCGCGCTGATCAAGCTCCATGAAAGCGATTATGCCGATGCGGTGATGCCGCAGCATAGCTCGGCCTCGGCACCGGCGCGCGAGGAATTGGCGGCGGCCGCCGCCTGA
- a CDS encoding TetR/AcrR family transcriptional regulator: protein MVAKKRLSPEESRSAALEAARTILVEMGPAAVTLKAVAARIDRTHANLLHHFGSAAGLQKALAAYQAETVCATIGRKMAESPPGERNVREIVDLAFDAFNEGGAGALATWMAATGNEDALDPIVEAIHRLIDGMAPDAHEKRLMHEDTLALVLMALGDAQLGGPMAEALDLPRDTSRVLATELITGRIAKFWAEHGGK from the coding sequence ATAGTAGCAAAAAAGCGCCTGAGCCCCGAGGAGAGCCGGTCGGCGGCGCTCGAGGCGGCGCGGACGATATTGGTCGAGATGGGGCCCGCGGCGGTCACTTTAAAAGCGGTGGCGGCGCGGATCGACCGCACCCACGCCAATCTGCTCCACCATTTCGGCAGCGCCGCGGGGCTGCAAAAAGCGCTCGCAGCCTATCAGGCCGAAACCGTCTGCGCGACGATCGGCAGGAAGATGGCCGAATCGCCACCGGGCGAGCGCAATGTGCGCGAGATCGTCGACCTCGCCTTCGACGCGTTCAACGAAGGGGGCGCGGGCGCGCTCGCGACGTGGATGGCGGCGACGGGCAACGAAGACGCGCTCGACCCGATCGTCGAGGCGATCCATCGGCTGATCGACGGCATGGCCCCCGACGCGCATGAAAAGCGCCTGATGCACGAGGATACGCTGGCGCTGGTGCTGATGGCGCTCGGCGACGCCCAGCTCGGCGGGCCCATGGCCGAGGCGCTCGACCTGCCGCGCGACACCTCGCGCGTGCTCGCGACCGAACTGATCACCGGGCGCATCGCCAAATTCTGGGCCGAGCACGGCGGAAAATGA
- a CDS encoding PA2169 family four-helix-bundle protein → MFDNKNVSTLNSLIATTLDSVDGYRKAAEEANAAQFKDQFLSRANERQAVATQFQAKVRELGGNPEDDGTVLASAHRAFLGLRDALTGDRNDKAVVAEVERGEDHIKAKFESALKDDDLDPSVRQLIQTGFTSVREGHDQMSALKHQLNAS, encoded by the coding sequence ATGTTTGACAACAAGAACGTCAGCACGCTCAATTCGCTCATCGCGACGACGCTCGACAGCGTCGACGGCTATCGCAAGGCCGCCGAAGAGGCCAATGCCGCGCAGTTCAAGGATCAGTTTCTGAGCCGTGCGAACGAGCGGCAGGCGGTCGCGACCCAGTTTCAGGCCAAGGTTCGCGAACTCGGCGGCAATCCCGAGGACGACGGCACGGTGCTCGCGTCGGCGCATCGCGCCTTCCTTGGCCTTCGCGACGCGCTGACCGGGGACCGCAACGACAAGGCGGTCGTCGCCGAAGTCGAGCGCGGCGAAGACCATATCAAGGCGAAGTTCGAAAGCGCGCTGAAGGACGACGATCTCGATCCGTCGGTTCGCCAATTGATCCAGACGGGGTTCACCTCGGTCCGCGAAGGCCATGACCAGATGTCGGCGCTCAAGCACCAGCTCAACGCCAGTTAA